From Myxocyprinus asiaticus isolate MX2 ecotype Aquarium Trade chromosome 10, UBuf_Myxa_2, whole genome shotgun sequence, the proteins below share one genomic window:
- the LOC127447152 gene encoding gamma-crystallin S-like, with protein sequence MGKIVFFEDKNFQGRRYECDSDCSDFHTYLSRCNSIRVESSAWVVYERPNYMGNQYVLTRGEYPEYQRWMGINDHLGSCKMIRFSSGMQYKVQLYDKPDFTGQAIETTDDCPSLLERYRLREVHSCKVLDGFWILYEHPNYRGHQYFLEKGNYRKPVDWGAVCPTVQSFRRFTE encoded by the exons ATGGGTAAG ATCGTGTTTTTTGAAGACAAGAACTTTCAAGGCCGTCGCTACGAGTGTGACAGTGACTGTTCAGACTTCCATACCTACCTGAGCCGCTGCAACTCTATTCGCGTGGAGAGCAGCGCCTGGGTGGTTTACGAGCGGCCCAACTACATGGGTAACCAGTATGTGCTGACCAGGGGAGAGTATCCTGAGTACCAGCGCTGGATGGGTATCAACGACCATCTCGGTTCTTGCAAAATGATCCGCTTT TCAAGTGGAATGCAGTACAAAGTTCAATTGTACGACAAGCCCGACTTCACCGGCCAGGCCATAGAGACCACTGATGACTGTCCATCTTTGCTGGAGAGGTACCGTCTGAGAGAAGTCCATTCCTGCAAAGTTCTGGATGGCTTCTGGATCCTCTACGAGCATCCCAACTACCGTGGCCACCAGTACTTCCTGGAGAAGGGCAATTACCGCAAACCAGTGGACTGGGGCGCGGTCTGTCCTACTGTGCAGTCTTTCCGTCGATTCACTGAGTGA